In Streptomyces alboniger, the following are encoded in one genomic region:
- a CDS encoding DUF3117 domain-containing protein, giving the protein MAAMKPRTGDGPLEVTKEGRGIVMRVPLEGGGRLVVELTPDEADALGDALKKVVG; this is encoded by the coding sequence ATGGCGGCCATGAAGCCGCGGACGGGCGACGGCCCGCTCGAGGTGACCAAGGAGGGGCGGGGCATCGTCATGCGCGTTCCGCTCGAAGGCGGCGGACGACTTGTCGTCGAACTGACTCCGGACGAGGCCGACGCACTCGGCGACGCTCTGAAGAAGGTCGTCGGCTGA
- a CDS encoding O-methyltransferase, with amino-acid sequence MCGFPAPTDTVTARQPRGQERAITGNRQTSWAFADAFVAEDEALRWARDRAREAGLPSVSPGTGAALRMLAATADAKAVAEIGTGTGVSGIHLLHGMRPDGVLTTVDPEPDHQQFARQAFRAAGFAGNRARFIPGRALDVLPRLADGGYDLVFCDGDRVECLDYLAESLRLLRPGGLVCFEGVFADGRTVDSGPQPVEILHLRDLLRTVRESPELVTSLLPVGDGLLCAVKR; translated from the coding sequence ATCTGCGGGTTCCCGGCCCCAACGGATACAGTCACGGCCAGGCAACCACGGGGACAGGAGAGGGCCATTACCGGCAACCGGCAGACGAGCTGGGCGTTCGCCGACGCCTTTGTCGCCGAGGACGAGGCGCTGCGCTGGGCCCGTGACCGGGCCCGGGAGGCAGGGCTGCCCTCGGTGTCGCCCGGCACCGGCGCCGCGCTGCGGATGCTCGCCGCCACGGCTGACGCGAAAGCGGTGGCCGAAATCGGTACGGGGACCGGCGTGTCGGGGATCCATCTCCTGCACGGCATGCGGCCCGACGGCGTGCTCACCACCGTCGACCCCGAGCCGGACCATCAGCAGTTCGCCCGCCAGGCCTTCCGCGCCGCCGGTTTCGCGGGCAACCGGGCGCGGTTCATCCCGGGGCGCGCGCTGGACGTCCTGCCGCGGCTCGCGGACGGCGGCTACGACCTCGTCTTCTGCGACGGCGACCGCGTGGAGTGCCTGGACTACCTCGCTGAATCGTTGCGCCTGCTGCGGCCGGGCGGGCTCGTCTGCTTCGAAGGCGTGTTCGCCGACGGCCGGACCGTGGACTCGGGTCCGCAGCCGGTCGAAATTCTGCACCTGCGGGATCTGCTGCGTACGGTGCGGGAGAGTCCGGAGCTTGTTACCTCGTTGCTGCCGGTGGGGGACGGGCTGCTCTGTGCCGTTAAACGGTAG